GGACAACGACGAGGACGCCGTCATCATGTGGAAAGACGGCCTGAAGCGGCTCCCGCCGAAATAGGGCGGCCGACCGGCCGGGGCCCGGCGGATAAATTTCTGGGCGGGGGCTTGAAAACAAGGACCGGCACCATTGGTGCCGGTCAGTTGAGTCAAATCAAGATGTCTTTGTTTGCCGGGCAATGCCTACCGGCCGCCGTAGGAACGGTTGGCCTGGAAGCAATCCCTGCAGTAAACGGGCTTCACACCGGTCGGCTCGAAAGGAACCTCGGTTTCCACCCCGCAGCCCGCACAGACCGCCGGGTACATTTGCCGGGGCTGCCCGCCGCCGAAACCTCTGCGGTTCTGCCTTCTGGCGGAACGGCACTCCGGGCACCGGGCCGGCAGATTCTCGAAACCCTTGTCGGCGTAGAACTCCTGCTCACCGGCGGTGAACACGAAGTCGGCCCCACAGTCTCTGCACTGCAGTGTCTTGTCCTGG
The sequence above is drawn from the Bacillota bacterium genome and encodes:
- a CDS encoding zinc-ribbon domain containing protein; this encodes MFQDKTLQCRDCGADFVFTAGEQEFYADKGFENLPARCPECRSARRQNRRGFGGGQPRQMYPAVCAGCGVETEVPFEPTGVKPVYCRDCFQANRSYGGR